The genomic region GGCTGCAGGTGGGGGTTGGTGTTGCCCCTGGGCAGTCAGAGTCTCTGACCCTGACCAACTCTTTTCAACCATTAGATTCTACATCCAGTCACCCCACTTCAAAACATCCGGAAGTGAACCCTTCCCACTGCTTCCCAAACCTGTCCTTCCTGCTGCACGTCTCACCTTCTGCCCAGGATCCTGAGCGACAGACTGGAGTGGCGTCCTCGCCTCCCTTTGACCCCTGTGTCCAGCCTCCAATCCCTGTCAGTTCTCCTGCTGACTGCTCTCCGTTCCACCCCACCGTCTGGGCTGCCACCCTCTTCACTGGCCCTTTCAGTCCATCTTGACCCTTCCCCAGTTCAGCTTTATATTTCTTTGGAAACAGAAACACCTCTCCTTGTAAACCCTTTGGTAGCTTCCTGTCACCTCCCAGGAAGGTGCTGGCTCCTCACTGTGACTTGAGCTGCTCTCCACAACCTAGTTCCCGCTGGCCTTCTAACACTTCAGTCCCCAGTCCTGTCTTCGCATCTCCACACTGTCCCTGCCCAGGCACAGGGCGCCGCTCTGGACCTTTGGGCTTTGAGTGTGTTATTCTCTCTGCCGGCAACAACATGCCCACCTTTCCTCACCTGACTCAGTCTCACTTCAAATCCAGCGCGGGGGTCACCTCCTCCACGAAGCTTCCCCTAAACCCAGTGTCATTCTACATGTGTCCCCTGTTGTTTCTCAAGCCTAGAACTTAACGAAAGTTTTGTTGAAATTCCCAGTTTTGATGTTTTGCTCTTCATTTAGATTGTGAGTTTATTGACCAGGCTTTGCCAGGTATTTCCCAAGTATTAACATACTTTGGGGTATGTTAAAATATAACCTGCATTGGAAGTCTTATTCACTCTTGTATCCCTAGTAGATGTTCAGTAAATGCTTGATCTGAGTTGATCATTTTATTCCCAGTTCTGTATGTCCTCATGAACAGGACATTCTCAGCTTTTTTCTTTCACCCATGAGGCCCTCATGTAAACTTTGAGAAGGGAAACTTGGATAGAAGTACCCTCTGGAAAGTGGTACTTTAGCACTTCAGCTTCTCCCAGGGCCCCACTAGCCACATGGTGTTAATAGTTGGAACATCTTTGTCTAGGAAACAAACGGGGAAGGCTCCTGGATCCTCTTCCCACAGAAGCAGAGTGCACCGATCCACAGCTTCAGTCTCATCTGGATGAAGTTGTTAGTGTCCTTTCTGAGCTCAAGGTCTCCTCTGCCTCTTAAATGAAGCCCAGGCTAGTTTGGTGGCCCCCTGATGGCAGCGTGCTAAGGCTTGTGGTCCCTATTTCACTGGGATTGATTTTTATCCAGTGCTGGGACTTATGTGGCATTTTAGCCACACAAGGAACAAGGTGTTAACTACTTGGGTGAAGATGGTGCATTAGCAAAGTAGTGGGTGCAATCCAGGGAAGAGTGAAGGTAGGGCAGAGAcccagggcagggggtggtggtTTGTTGTAGTAGGGTGGGGATCAATCCCTACAGGGGGCTTGGGGGGCCAGGAAAGTATCCATGAGGGAGGAAGCCTTGGGGAAAAGCAGCTTTCCTCACCCTAGTGGGTGATAAGTATTGGTGAACAGGCCTCCAACATGCCACACCCTTGTTTCAGAAAAGATGAGTCAGAGTAATAAGAGGAAtgattttaacctttaaaaaacacaGGACTTCAACTGTGATAGGGACCCAGGGAGAGTAGGGGGGAGGGTGGAGGCAGTGACAGCTGAGCCTGGCGCGTGTTCCTGCTCCTCTTTGAAGTTGAAGAGCAGCTTGAAAAGCAGACCCAGGGAGAGGTCCATCAAGACCGTGGAACTCACACCCAGTCTTTCATCAAGGTccttcatggcatctggtctctgAGCACTCAGGGGCCAAAGCCATCCTCCTTTCCAGGGAACCATATTAGGGTCATGTCATCAGGCTAGGTTTATCCACAGACGGAGGGGGAGGGAGTCAGGAGGATGGCTGGGGCCCTTTCAAAAATGTCCCTGCTTTGCTGAGTTGTCCTTTCTTCCATCTATGTAGGTGTAGATGGGGCACTGCCTGCAGAGCAGGTCCTGCCAGCCTCGCTAGAGAGGATGCCCCCGTGTCCGTGATGGGCTGTGGGACAAGCAAGGTCCTTCCTGAGCCGCCCAAGGATGTCCAGCTGGATCTGGTCAAGAAGGTGGAGCCCTTCAGTGGCACTAAGAGTGATGTGTACAAGCACTTCATCACAGAGGTGGACAGTGTTGGCCCTCTCAAAGGTGGGTTCCCAGCAGCCAGTCAGGGTGCAAACCCCAGCCCTGGTGCCCCCCGCACCGGCCACACAGAGCCTCCCTCGGAACCACCACGCAGGGCCAGGGTAGCTAAGTACAGGGCCAAGTTCGACCCTCGTGTGACGGCCAAATACGACATCAAAGCTCTGATCGGCCGAGGCAGCTTCAGCCGAGTGGTACGAGTGGAGCATCGGGCCACCCGGCAGCCCTATGCCATTAAGATGATCGAGACCAAGTACCGGGAGGGGCGGGAGGTGTGTGAGTCAGAGCTGCGTGTGCTGCGCCGGGTGCGCCACGCCAACATCATCCAGCTGGTGGAAGTGTTTGAGACTCAGGAGCGCGTGTATATGGTGATGGAGCTGGCCACTGGCGGAGAGCTCTTCGACC from Bubalus bubalis isolate 160015118507 breed Murrah chromosome 18, NDDB_SH_1, whole genome shotgun sequence harbors:
- the PSKH1 gene encoding serine/threonine-protein kinase H1 isoform X3, with protein sequence MKLCRWGTACRAGPASLAREDAPVSVMGCGTSKVLPEPPKDVQLDLVKKVEPFSGTKSDVYKHFITEVDSVGPLKGGFPAASQGANPSPGAPRTGHTEPPSEPPRRARVAKYRAKFDPRVTAKYDIKALIGRGSFSRVVRVEHRATRQPYAIKMIETKYREGREVCESELRVLRRVRHANIIQLVEVFETQERVYMVMELATGGELFDRIIAKGSFTERDATRVLQMVLDGVRYLHALGITHRDLKPENLLYYHPGTDSKIIITDFGLASARKKGDDCLMKTTCGTPEYIAPEVLVRKPYTNSVDMWALGVIAYILLSGTMPFEDDNRTRLYRQILRGKYSYSGEHEGLRAPKRWGSARGSPGGKG